A DNA window from Tachysurus fulvidraco isolate hzauxx_2018 chromosome 4, HZAU_PFXX_2.0, whole genome shotgun sequence contains the following coding sequences:
- the zmiz1a gene encoding zinc finger MIZ domain-containing protein 1a isoform X4: MNSIPSMDRHIQQTNDRLLCIKQHLQNPANFQTAATELLDWCGDPRAFQRPFEQSLMGCLTVVSRVAAQQGFDLDLGYRLLAVCAANRDKFTPKSAALLSSWCEELGRLLLLRHQKNRQNEPQGKVPMQPPMNSMKPSLSHGDGSFPYDSVPWQQNTNQAPGSLSVVTTVWGVTNTSQSQVLGNPMANTNNPMNPGGNGIGSGMSANNPGMNSPQFPGQQQQFSAKGGSNQAYMAQGMYGRAGHPGAGGFSGSYPGGPNAPGGIGMPPHTRPPSDFTQPAAAAAAAAVAAAAATATATATATVAALQETNKDMNQYGQMGPAQGYNSQFMNQPGPRGPPNMAGGMNPAGMGAGMNSANISGPPMGMNQPRAPGMGPFGAHGQRMPQQGYPGPRPQSMPMQGTKRPYPGEPNYGGQQFGPNGQFPSQQGQYPNPNASRALPSPSYPGQRMPGQQGTGQYPPSGVPMGQYYKQEPFNGQNNNFSGGSYGYNQGSGPPRQVVNYPHSPVPGNPTPPMTPGSSIPPYLSPNQDVKPPFPPDMKPSMTSLPPPPTNPNEELRLTFPVRDGVVLEPFRLEHNLAVSNHVFHLRPSVHQTLMWRSDLELQFKCYHHEDRQMNTNWPASVQVSVNATPLTIERGDNKTSHKPLHLKHVCQPGRNTIQITVTACCCSHLFVLQLVHRPSVRSVLQGLLKKRLLPAEHCITKIKRNFSSVAASSGNATLNGEDGVEQTAIKVSLKCPITFRRIQLPARGHDCKHVQCFDLESYLQLNCERGTWRCPVCNKTALLEGLEVDQYMWGILNAIQNSEFEEVTIDPTCSWRPVPIKSDLHIKEDPDGPLAKRFKTMSPSQMIMPNVLDMIAQLGPGPSPYTSLPPQHGGNNTEYTSQGNSYQGHGNFDFPHSNSGGGAPINDFMHGPQLSHPPDVPNNLMGPDKPLSHGIADSMPHPVSAEQSHASMPPGMHVSPHPNSQSAQPLHHSVPSSGPPPRQAPPSQQQQPGPNSHTHGDMSFNPAAEGQVGSQGAADMPEPSLELLPELANPDELLSYLDPPDLPSNSNDDLLSLFENN, translated from the exons CACTGCTATCATCCTGGTGCGAGGAGCTGGGTCGACTTCTCCTGCTGCGGCACCAGAAGAATCGGCAGAACGAACCCCAGGGCAAAGTGCCTATGCAGCCACCCATGAACTCTATGAAGCCCTCGCTCTCTCACGG TGATGGGTCCTTTCCGTATGACTCGGTTCCCTGGCAGCAGAATACCAACCAGGCCCCTGGCTCATTGTCAGTGGTGACGACTGTGTGGGGGGTGACCAATACATCACAAAGTCAG GTATTGGGCAACCCCATGGCTAACACCAACAACCCCATGAACCCTGGAGGCAATGGAATTGGGTCTGGCATGTCAGCCAACAACCCAGGAATGAACTCCCCTCAGTTTCCTggccagcagcagcagttctCAGCCAAAGGTGGTTCCAACCAGGCCTACATGGCGCAGGGCATGTACGGGCGAGCAGGGCATCCTGGAGCTGGAGGATTCAGCGGGAG ttaccCGGGTGGTCCGAATGCTCCAGGAGGCATAGGCATGCCCCCTCACACCCGGCCTCCATCCGACTTTACCCAGCCTGCTGCTGCTGCGGCTGCGGCTGCCGTCGCTGCTGCCGCCGCCACCGCAACTGCCACTGCCACGGCAACTGTGGCCGCCCTGCAGGAAACCAACAAGGACATGAACCAGTATGGACAG ATGGGCCCTGCGCAGGGCTATAACAGCCAGTTTATGAACCAGCCTGGACCCCGAGGTCCACCGAACATGGCAGGAGGCATGAACCCAGCTGGCATGGGTGCTGGCATGAACAGCGCTAATATCAGCGGCCCTCCAATGGGCATGAACCAGCCCCGGGCCCCGGGAATGGGGCCGTTTGGAGCCCATGGGCAAAGAATGCCCCAGCAAGGATACCCAGGCCCCAGACCTCAGTCTATGCCCATGCAGGGCACAAAGAGGCCCTATCCTGGAGAG CCCAACTATGGGGGACAGCAGTTTGGACCTAATGGCCAGTTTCCCAGTCAGCAAGGGCAGTACCCAAACCCTAATGCCTCCAGAGCCCTGCCCTCTCCCAGTTACCCTGGCCAGAGGATGCCAGGCCAGCAGGGCACAGGCCAGTACCCACCTTCAGGAGTACCCATGGGCCAATACTACAAG CAAGAGCCATTTAATGGCCAAAATAACAATTTCTCTGGAGGTAGTTATGGCTATAATCAAGGCAGTGGG CCTCCTCGGCAGGTCGTGAACTATCCTCATTCACCCGTTCCTGGGAATCCCACACCACCCATGACTCCAGGAAGCAGCATCCCCCCGTACCTCTCGCCCAACCAGGACGTCAAGCCTCCGTTTCCCCCGGACATGAAACCGAGTATGACGTCTCTGCCTCCACCACCGA CTAACCCCAATGAAGAGCTGCGGCTGACCTTCCCCGTACGTGACGGCGTGGTGCTCGAGCCCTTCAGACTAGAGCACAACCTGGCTGTCAGCAACCATGTCTTCCACCTGCGTCCCTCTGTCCATCAAACACTCATGTGGAG GTCTGACCTGGAACTGCAGTTTAAGTGCTACCACCATGAGGACCGGCAGATGAACACGAACTGGCCAGCGTCGGTGCAGGTCAGCGTGAATGCCACGCCACTCACCATCGAGAGAGGAGACAACAAGACATCCCACAAACCCCTGCACCTAAAGCATGTGTGTCAGCCGGGAAGGAACACCATCCAGATTACCGTCACCGCCTGCTGCTGT TCTCACTTGTTCGTGCTGCAGCTGGTGCACAGACCGTCAGTAAGATCTGTCCTGCAGGGCCTGCTCAAGAAGAGGCTTCTGCCAGCAGAACACTGCATTACCAAAA TAAAGAGAAATTTCAGCAGTGTAGCAGCGTCCTCTGGGAACGCGACGCTGAACGGAGAGGATGGCGTGGAGCAGACAGCCATCAAAGTGTCCCTCAAGTGTCCCATAACATTCCGGCGGATCCAGCTTCCAGCCCGGGGACACGACTGCAAGCATGTGCAG TGTTTTGACCTGGAGTCCTACCTGCAGCTGAACTGTGAGAGAGGGACGTGGAGGTGTCCTGTATGCAA TAAAACGGCGTTATTGGAAGGTCTGGAAGTGGACCAGTACATGTGGGGAATTCTCAATGCCATCCAAAA ttCGGAGTTTGAGGAAGTCACCATTGACCCCACGTGTAGTTGGCGGCCGGTGCCCATAAAGTCTGACCTGCACATAAAGGAGGATCCAGATGGCCCTCTGGCCAAGCGCTTTAAAACCATGAGCCCCAGTCAGATGATCATGCCTAACGTGTTGGATATGATCGCTCAGCTGGGGCCCGGACCCTCACCCTACACCTCCCTCCCCCCTCAGCACGGAGGGAACAACACCGAGTACACTAGCCAAG gcaACAGTTACCAGGGCCATGGAAACTTTGACTTTCCACACAGTAATTCTGGTGGAGGAGCTCCAATAAATGACTTCATGCACGGCCCTCAGCTCTCGCACCCTCCGGATGTACCCAACAACCTCATGGGTCCAGACAAACCTCTGAGCCACGGCATTGCCGACTCG ATGCCTCATCCTGTGAGTGCTGAGCAATCTCATGCTTCCATGCCACCAGGCATGCACGTATCGCCTCACCCCAACAGCCAATCCGCACAGCCATTACATCACAGCGTCCCTTCATCCGGCCCGCCCCCACGCCAAGCCCCGCCCTCTCAGCAGCAACAGCCTGGCCCCAACAGCCACACGCACGGCGACATGAGCTTTAACCCTGCGGCTGAGGGCCAGGTAGGCAGTCAGGGGGCAGCAGACATGCCCGAGCCTTCTCTGGAG CTGCTGCCCGAGTTGGCCAACCCGGATGAGTTACTGTCATATCTGGACCCTCCGGACCTCCCAAGCAACAGCAACGATGATCTGCTCTCCCTCTTTGAGAACAACTGA